The following coding sequences lie in one Cloeon dipterum chromosome 1, ieCloDipt1.1, whole genome shotgun sequence genomic window:
- the Yip1d1 gene encoding protein YIPF5, protein MSGYTSYTNDWGDPQQPQQNAYSFDLSGADFGTNPQELSFQSFDHTQQQQNYQQAQQPPQYASNPYLDPTAAAAPYTGEIFTPSIPAGPQGGSTDFEDEPPLLEELGINPDHIIQKTLSVLNPFRATEASVLQDTDMAGPLVFCLALGSLLLLIGKAHFGYIYGIGILGCSAMYVLLTLMTVDGTTPGAVVSVLGYCLLPMVGLAGINVLMSLQGFVGTVLAGLTIGWCSLSASKLFVAMLNMEHQLLLVAYPCALLYGVFALITIF, encoded by the exons ATGTCCGGTTACACGTCGTACACCAATGATTGGGGTGACCCGCAGCAACCCCAGCAAAATGCCTACAGCTTCGATTTGTCAGGCGCCGACTTCGGCACCAACCCGCAGGAGCTGTCTTTCCAGTCGTTCGACCAcactcagcagcagcaaaactATCAACAGGCGCAGCAACCTCCACAGTATGCGTCCAACCCCTACCTGGACCctacagcagcagccgcaccCTACACCGGCGAGATTTTCACCCCATCAATTCCAGCTGGGCCGCAG GGTGGCTCGACAGACTTTGAAGACGAACCTCCCTTGCTTGAGGAGCTTGGCATCAACCCTGACCACATTATACAGAAAACCCTGAGTGTATTAAACCCTTTCCGAGCCACCGAGGCTTCGGTCTTGCAGGACACAGACATGGCTGGTCCTCTGGTCTTCTGTCTTGCATTGGGAAGCCTCCTGCTCCTTATTGGAAAAGCCCACTTTGGATACATTTATGGGATTGGAATCCTAGGATGCTCAGCCATGTACGTCCTCCTCACCCTGATGACTGTAGATGGCACAACTCCTGGAGCAGTTGTGTCTGTTCTTGGATATTGTCTCCTGCCGATGGTTGGACTTGCGGGGATCAACGTACTCATGTCATTGcaag GATTTGTGGGCACTGTGCTTGCAGGACTGACGATTGGATGGTGTTCACTGTCAGCTTCAAAGTTGTTTGTGGCAATGCTTAATATGGAACACCAATTGCTGTTGGTTGCATATCCATGTGCGTTACTTTATGGAGTCTTTGCACTTATCACGATATTTTAA
- the LOC135948545 gene encoding ubiquinol-cytochrome-c reductase complex assembly factor 1 produces the protein MIRSSLRLYHTSRLLRPVINRNNPALGAGLIRTESLPTRFKSTIPVASEKPEQVQENPGFLKRAAQKLFDTSRGKYIALGVLLYEKCANEPNFIEFIKVLELPDTFNSWFLMTELHIWMVMTKCTGLDNNGRHMRNTMVKTLWDDCSDRMKRLQVPRRGAVLQTLDHQLRAAIFAYDEGIMTSDVVLASALWRRFYSDDSADIKSKQLEILVSYVRRQIEELHKISDEKFYKKPSFKWVSLKE, from the exons ATGATACGATCTTCTTTAAGACTTTATCAT ACATCTCGGCTGTTGAGACCTGTGATCAACAGAAATAATCCTGCTTTGGGGGCAGGTTTAATCAGAACAGAGAGCTTGCCAACTCGATTTAAATCTACCATACCTGTGGCTTCCGAGAAACCTGAGCAAGTGCAAGAAAATCCCGGTTTCTTGAAGAGAGCAGCGCAGAAGCTATTTGACACCTCCAGAGGA aaatataTTGCGTTGGGAGTCCTTCTCTATGAGAAATGTGCTAATGAGCCAAACTTTATAGAATTTATTAAAG TTTTAGAGTTGCCTGATACTTTCAACTCATGGTTTCTGATGACAGAATTGCACATTTGGATGGTCATGACTAAGTGCACAGGTCTAGATAACAATGGGCGACACATGAGGAACACAATGGTGAAAACATTGTGGGATGACTGCTCAGATAGAATGAAGAGGCTTCAg GTACCAAGAAGAGGAGCCGTTTTGCAGACTCTAGATCATCAACTTCGTGCAGCTATTTTTGCGTACGATGAAGGAATCATGACATCTGACGTTGTCCTTGCGAGTGCTCTGTGGAGGCGATTTTATAGCGATGACAGCGCTGATATTAAATCTAAAcaactggaaattttggtttcttaCGTCAGAAGACAG ATTGAAGAGCTGCACAAAATAAGTGATGAGAAGTTCTACAAAAAGCCTTCATTCAAATGGGTTTCATTAAAGGAGTAA